A section of the Humulus lupulus chromosome 2, drHumLupu1.1, whole genome shotgun sequence genome encodes:
- the LOC133819321 gene encoding B3 domain-containing transcription factor VRN1-like isoform X1 produces MASLLFVRIIGAEHSKMQLALPNKFVMLYGDTLASSVSLVLPCGHTWKIGLVTEDNKIYLQKDWPKFIEHYQINGQLLIFNYRGSSNFDVSIIDNSSCELDYTLFPFNSNGKKNDTVSMVDLASSEESHSDNKGKFKINEETEDDTPTKMRRRKRRHEGPYNKGKSKINEEIEDDTPTKMRQRKKRHEGPYKTYKNTKAYKEASQLYSNNPLFRRIIRMKGRRRYNLRLPNSFVESHLGSKTQPISLKVGTKKWLVKLVNCNSGFFFSKGWSAFLAANSIHTGDACVFEFVSREPAVLKVSIFKK; encoded by the exons ATGGCTAGCTTATTGTTTGTCAGGATTATTGGGGCTGAACATTCAAAGATGCAACTG GCTCTTCCAAACAAGTTTGTAATGCTGTATGGAGATACATTGGCCAGTAGTGTATCTCTTGTTCTTCCCTGTGGCCATACATGGAAGATTGGTTTGGTTACAGAAGATAACAAGATATACCTACAAAAAGATTGGCCAAAATTTATAGAACATTATCAGATAAATGGACAGCTACTAATATTTAATTATAGAGGAAGTTCGAACTTTGATGTTTCCATAATAGATAATAGTTCGTGCGAACTAGACTATACACTCTTTCCTTTCAATTCTAATGGGAAGAAGAATGACACTGTATCCATGGTTGATTTAGCATCAAGTGAGGAGTCTCACTCGGACAATAAAG GCAAGTTCAAAATTAATGAAGAAACTGAAGATGACACACCGACGAAGATGAGGCGGAGGAAGAGGAGGCATGAAGGGCCATACAATAAAG GCAAGTCCAAAATTAATGAAGAAATTGAAGATGACACACCAACGAAGATGAGGCAAAGGAAGAAGAGGCATGAAGGGCCATACAAGACTTACAAAAATACCAAAGCTTACAAAGAAGCTAGCCAACTctattcaaataatcctttgttCAGAAGAATTATAAGAATGAAAGGCCGCCGCCGTTATAATCTG CGTCTACCAAATAGTTTCGTTGAGAGTCATCTTGGATCAAAGACTCAGCCCATATCTCTTAAAGTGGGGACCAAGAAATGGCTTGTGAAGCTTGTAAACTGCAATTCTGGCTTCTTTTTTTCCAAAGGATGGTCTGCCTTTCTGGCTGCTAACTCTATACACACAGGGGATGCTTGCGTTTTTGAGTTCGTGTCTAGGGAGCCAGCCGTGCTTAAAGTCTCCATTTTTAAAAAGTAA
- the LOC133819321 gene encoding B3 domain-containing transcription factor VRN1-like isoform X2, which translates to MLYGDTLASSVSLVLPCGHTWKIGLVTEDNKIYLQKDWPKFIEHYQINGQLLIFNYRGSSNFDVSIIDNSSCELDYTLFPFNSNGKKNDTVSMVDLASSEESHSDNKGKFKINEETEDDTPTKMRRRKRRHEGPYNKGKSKINEEIEDDTPTKMRQRKKRHEGPYKTYKNTKAYKEASQLYSNNPLFRRIIRMKGRRRYNLRLPNSFVESHLGSKTQPISLKVGTKKWLVKLVNCNSGFFFSKGWSAFLAANSIHTGDACVFEFVSREPAVLKVSIFKK; encoded by the exons ATGCTGTATGGAGATACATTGGCCAGTAGTGTATCTCTTGTTCTTCCCTGTGGCCATACATGGAAGATTGGTTTGGTTACAGAAGATAACAAGATATACCTACAAAAAGATTGGCCAAAATTTATAGAACATTATCAGATAAATGGACAGCTACTAATATTTAATTATAGAGGAAGTTCGAACTTTGATGTTTCCATAATAGATAATAGTTCGTGCGAACTAGACTATACACTCTTTCCTTTCAATTCTAATGGGAAGAAGAATGACACTGTATCCATGGTTGATTTAGCATCAAGTGAGGAGTCTCACTCGGACAATAAAG GCAAGTTCAAAATTAATGAAGAAACTGAAGATGACACACCGACGAAGATGAGGCGGAGGAAGAGGAGGCATGAAGGGCCATACAATAAAG GCAAGTCCAAAATTAATGAAGAAATTGAAGATGACACACCAACGAAGATGAGGCAAAGGAAGAAGAGGCATGAAGGGCCATACAAGACTTACAAAAATACCAAAGCTTACAAAGAAGCTAGCCAACTctattcaaataatcctttgttCAGAAGAATTATAAGAATGAAAGGCCGCCGCCGTTATAATCTG CGTCTACCAAATAGTTTCGTTGAGAGTCATCTTGGATCAAAGACTCAGCCCATATCTCTTAAAGTGGGGACCAAGAAATGGCTTGTGAAGCTTGTAAACTGCAATTCTGGCTTCTTTTTTTCCAAAGGATGGTCTGCCTTTCTGGCTGCTAACTCTATACACACAGGGGATGCTTGCGTTTTTGAGTTCGTGTCTAGGGAGCCAGCCGTGCTTAAAGTCTCCATTTTTAAAAAGTAA